Within the Bacillus sp. FSL K6-3431 genome, the region CCTCCTTTACAAATCTTTTTTCTCAAAGACTCTGACAGATCCAATATAAGAAAGTGTTACTACTAAAATACTTATGATAATAATAATTAACTTCGATATAGTAAGACTGTTTTCGAGCCCATCAAAAAATGCAGATAGGTAACCTATACTAAAAAAACCACTCATTGTGATTATAACGGTGATAAGCGCAGCAATTTGATAACCATACGCAAAATAGAGCGGATAAAAAATGGAAATAGCAATATATAAGGCAGCAAAAGAAAGTAAGATACTTTGCCAACTTGGTAGGCCTAAATCTGCAGAAGTGGAGATCTCTATGATCAGATAAATGAATCCAAAAAATAGAAAACTAATCCCCCACCATACGAGAGCAGCTAAGTACTTTGCTTGCACGATATTTTTTCTAGTAACAGGGAGGCTCGTGACCAATCTTTTCTGTAATAAATCTATAGATACGACGCCAAAATTGGAATAGACAGATAGCCAGATCGCAGCGTATGTCGCTGCTATTAAGAAAAAGTTGCCAATGCCGACAACAAAACTAAGGCTTATAAACATCATGAATGTAATGAAAATTGGAAAAAAGTAGCCCATACGCTTTTGTGTATATAGATCTTTGAGGATCAACTGCTTCATAAGGACCTTCCTTTCACTGTGTAATACATGATGTCTTCCAAGGTAGGTTGTAGCAACACTAGATTTTCCATTAGCTCAACATCAACTTTTTTAAAATCCTTCATGAGTGCCTCAAAGCCAATATCTGTTTGTTTCATCCCGACAATGTTTAATGTGTTAATGCGATCGACTAACTCTCGTGGTCCTCTCATAAGCTTGTAATCTTCTAAAATCGCATCTGTTTCCTTGCTAAAGATCAATTCCCCAGCGTGAATAAACGTAATATAATCTGCAATTTGCTCTAAGTCCGTTGTAATATGTGTGGAAAAGAAAACTGATTTATTTTCATCTTGGATAATATCTTGTAAAATATCGAGTAATTCCCTACGGAAAACAGGATCAAGACCTGATGTCGGTTCATCTAAAATAATTAAATCTGGATGATGTGATAGGGCAATTGCAATCGCGAATTTCATTTTCATCCCTTTGGATAAATGCTTTACTTTCTTTTTCAGCGGTAAATTGAATTTTTCAATATAATCATAAAAAGCTTGCTCATCCCAATCGCGATAAAACGGAGCAATAATGCGCTTATTTTTTTCTAATGTAAGATCTTCATAAAAATAACTTTCGTCATAAACAAAGCCAATTCTTTGCTTCATTTCTTTAGTGTTTTCAGCGTGTGTCATGCCAAATAAATTAATTTCTCCAGTGTTAATCTTCATTAAATCCATCAAACAGCGAATGAGCGTACTTTTCCCAGCCCCGTTTGGTCCAATTAAACCCATGATATACCCTTTTTTTAAAGCGAATGAGATATTTTTTAGTTGAAAGTCTTTTAATGTCTTCGAGATCCTTTTTACTTCGATGATATTTTCCAAACCAATCACTCCTCGTACAGTAAAGTTACCATTTGCACTAATTCTTCTAAGCTGACGTTGTATGCTTTGCTATCTTGAATGACTTCGCTTAGCTTATCTTCCATCATTTTCATTTGTTTTTCTTTTAATAACTCGTGATTTTGAGTGGCGACGAACGAGCCTTTTCCAGGAAAGGTTTCGATAAACCCTTCACTTTCCAATTCGTCATATGCTCTTTTCGTTGTGATTACGCTGATCTGTAAATCTTTTG harbors:
- a CDS encoding ABC-2 transporter permease, with product MKQLILKDLYTQKRMGYFFPIFITFMMFISLSFVVGIGNFFLIAATYAAIWLSVYSNFGVVSIDLLQKRLVTSLPVTRKNIVQAKYLAALVWWGISFLFFGFIYLIIEISTSADLGLPSWQSILLSFAALYIAISIFYPLYFAYGYQIAALITVIITMSGFFSIGYLSAFFDGLENSLTISKLIIIIISILVVTLSYIGSVRVFEKKDL
- a CDS encoding GntR family transcriptional regulator, whose product is MNVIISNNNGQPIYIQIKDQLKEQILRGELVEKSALPSIRKLAKDLQISVITTKRAYDELESEGFIETFPGKGSFVATQNHELLKEKQMKMMEDKLSEVIQDSKAYNVSLEELVQMVTLLYEE
- a CDS encoding ABC transporter ATP-binding protein; translated protein: MENIIEVKRISKTLKDFQLKNISFALKKGYIMGLIGPNGAGKSTLIRCLMDLMKINTGEINLFGMTHAENTKEMKQRIGFVYDESYFYEDLTLEKNKRIIAPFYRDWDEQAFYDYIEKFNLPLKKKVKHLSKGMKMKFAIAIALSHHPDLIILDEPTSGLDPVFRRELLDILQDIIQDENKSVFFSTHITTDLEQIADYITFIHAGELIFSKETDAILEDYKLMRGPRELVDRINTLNIVGMKQTDIGFEALMKDFKKVDVELMENLVLLQPTLEDIMYYTVKGRSL